The Hymenobacter sp. GOD-10R genome includes a window with the following:
- a CDS encoding DNA gyrase/topoisomerase IV subunit A produces the protein MSEEKNPQDPNHEEEPNLFGSGDSFEFESEPATSAQADDDAQEAQLVVSETGELLAESVTLEASLDEEPVAEAPEEEATFAPGETIHDIASVNGMYQNWFLDYASYVILERAVPAIEDGLKPVQRRILHAMKEMDDGRLNKVANIIGQTMQYHPHGDASIGDAIVNLGQKDLLIDHQGNWGDIRTGDSAAAPRYIEARLSKFALDVVFNPDITEWQLSYDGRKREPVTLPVKFPLLLAQGIEGIAVGLSTKIMPHNFRELCKASIDVLRGRPFELYPDFPTGGLCDVSNYNGGLRGAKLRLRATIEKVDKTMLVIRDIPYGTTTTALMESIVKASEANKIKIKKVVDNTAADVEIQVHLPTGVSPDLTMDALYAFTDCEISISPNTCVIIEDKPHFVGVEDMLRLSTQKTVRLLERELEIQRDELQEKWHSASLEKIFIENRIYRKIEECETWEDILATIDAGLKKFVRIDGEKAKANDTRLVLRRAITEEDLTRLTEIRIKRISKFDSFKAEEYIQRLEAELAEVADHLANITRYAINYFEGLLKKYGTNRERKTQLRTFDVVTAQKVAVANQKLYVNRQDGFVGYGLKKDEFVCDCSDLDDIIAIRRDGSFMVTRIAEKTFVGKDILHVGVYNKNDDRLVYNMIYQDGASGISFAKRFLVTGITRDKTYDLTKGTKGTKTLYLTANPNSESEIVTIQLVDKAPARVKQFDFDFAELAIKGKGSMGNIVTKQPIKKITQKSRGDSTLGGRETFFDEVTGRLNNAGHGRYLGAFDTDHTILLVHKDGTYELKSPDPAHHFDVPNIVLMRKLEPETVISAVYVEGETKTHYVKRFKIETSTLDKRFTFISETKGSKLLCATCCTEPQVEVKLQRDKKADKETEAIHLHEFIDVKGWKAMGNKLNYFKIHAITLLTNEGPEPERREVAKRRGPATIPRVAPTATEPEPVESGEVTVTAEEVAQAQALLRRPKSQLKLF, from the coding sequence ATGTCAGAAGAGAAGAACCCCCAAGACCCCAACCACGAAGAAGAGCCCAACCTGTTCGGTTCCGGCGACTCCTTTGAGTTTGAGTCTGAGCCGGCTACGTCGGCGCAAGCCGATGACGACGCGCAAGAGGCACAACTCGTGGTAAGTGAGACTGGCGAGCTGTTGGCTGAGTCGGTGACGCTGGAAGCTAGCTTGGATGAAGAGCCAGTAGCGGAAGCGCCCGAAGAAGAAGCTACGTTTGCCCCCGGCGAGACTATCCACGACATTGCGAGTGTCAACGGCATGTACCAGAACTGGTTTCTGGACTACGCCAGCTACGTAATCCTGGAGCGCGCCGTACCGGCCATTGAAGACGGTCTGAAGCCCGTGCAGCGTCGTATTCTGCACGCGATGAAGGAGATGGATGATGGTCGTCTGAACAAGGTGGCTAACATCATTGGTCAAACGATGCAGTATCACCCTCACGGTGACGCATCGATTGGCGACGCTATTGTGAACCTAGGTCAGAAAGACCTTCTAATCGATCACCAAGGAAACTGGGGTGACATCCGCACCGGCGACTCGGCTGCGGCGCCGCGTTACATTGAGGCGCGCCTAAGCAAGTTTGCCCTGGATGTGGTCTTCAATCCTGACATTACGGAGTGGCAGCTCAGCTACGACGGTCGCAAGCGTGAGCCTGTTACGCTGCCGGTGAAGTTTCCGCTGCTGCTGGCGCAGGGCATCGAAGGCATTGCCGTCGGTTTGAGCACCAAGATTATGCCCCACAACTTCCGCGAGTTGTGCAAGGCTAGCATTGATGTGCTGCGGGGGCGGCCTTTTGAGTTGTACCCCGACTTCCCGACCGGTGGCCTCTGCGACGTTAGTAACTATAACGGTGGATTGCGCGGCGCGAAGCTGCGCCTGCGGGCTACCATTGAGAAGGTAGACAAGACCATGCTGGTGATTCGCGACATCCCTTATGGCACCACCACGACGGCGCTGATGGAGAGCATCGTGAAGGCATCGGAAGCCAATAAGATCAAGATCAAGAAGGTAGTCGACAACACAGCGGCCGACGTGGAAATTCAGGTGCACCTGCCCACGGGCGTGTCACCCGACTTGACCATGGATGCGCTCTATGCCTTCACCGACTGCGAAATCAGCATCTCCCCCAACACCTGCGTTATCATCGAAGATAAGCCGCACTTTGTGGGGGTAGAGGACATGCTGCGGTTGAGCACCCAGAAAACGGTGCGGCTTCTGGAGCGTGAGCTGGAGATTCAGCGCGACGAGCTGCAAGAGAAGTGGCACTCGGCTTCGCTGGAGAAAATCTTCATCGAAAACCGCATCTACCGCAAGATTGAGGAGTGCGAGACGTGGGAAGATATTTTAGCGACCATTGATGCCGGCTTGAAGAAGTTTGTGCGCATCGACGGCGAGAAAGCGAAAGCCAATGATACGCGCTTGGTGCTGCGCCGTGCCATCACGGAAGAAGACCTCACCCGTCTGACGGAGATTCGCATCAAGCGTATCTCCAAGTTCGACTCGTTCAAGGCTGAAGAATATATCCAGCGCCTCGAAGCTGAATTGGCCGAAGTAGCCGACCACTTAGCGAACATCACGCGCTATGCCATCAACTACTTCGAGGGCCTGCTGAAAAAGTACGGAACCAACCGCGAGCGGAAAACGCAGCTACGTACCTTCGACGTAGTGACGGCGCAGAAGGTAGCCGTGGCAAACCAGAAGCTTTACGTCAATCGCCAAGATGGTTTCGTGGGCTATGGGTTGAAGAAAGACGAGTTCGTGTGCGACTGCTCTGACCTGGATGACATCATCGCTATTCGCCGCGACGGTTCTTTCATGGTAACTCGAATTGCAGAAAAGACCTTCGTCGGCAAGGACATTTTGCACGTTGGCGTCTATAATAAGAATGACGACCGACTCGTGTACAATATGATTTACCAGGATGGCGCCTCAGGCATTAGCTTCGCTAAGCGTTTCTTGGTAACGGGCATCACCCGCGACAAAACTTACGACCTCACGAAGGGTACGAAAGGTACCAAGACGCTATATTTGACGGCCAACCCCAACTCGGAGTCGGAAATTGTGACGATACAGTTGGTGGACAAGGCGCCAGCTCGCGTGAAACAGTTTGACTTCGATTTTGCTGAGCTAGCTATCAAAGGCAAAGGTTCGATGGGCAACATCGTGACCAAGCAGCCGATTAAGAAAATTACGCAGAAAAGCCGCGGCGATTCGACCCTAGGTGGTCGCGAAACGTTCTTCGACGAAGTAACAGGCCGCCTCAACAATGCAGGCCACGGCCGCTACCTAGGTGCTTTCGATACCGACCACACCATTCTGCTGGTGCACAAAGACGGTACTTACGAGCTCAAGTCGCCCGACCCTGCTCACCACTTCGATGTGCCCAACATTGTGCTTATGCGCAAGCTAGAGCCCGAAACAGTCATCAGCGCGGTGTACGTGGAAGGCGAAACAAAGACGCATTATGTGAAGCGTTTCAAGATTGAGACGAGTACTCTGGATAAGCGCTTTACCTTTATTTCGGAAACGAAAGGCTCGAAGCTGCTGTGCGCTACTTGCTGCACAGAGCCACAAGTGGAAGTGAAGCTTCAGCGCGATAAGAAAGCCGATAAGGAAACTGAGGCTATTCATCTGCATGAGTTTATCGATGTGAAAGGCTGGAAGGCGATGGGCAATAAGCTCAACTACTTCAAGATTCACGCAATAACCTTACTCACCAACGAAGGCCCCGAACCGGAACGACGCGAAGTAGCCAAGCGCCGTGGCCCAGCTACCATTCCGCGTGTAGCCCCAACTGCTACGGAACCTGAGCCTGTAGAATCCGGTGAAGTAACAGTGACAGCCGAAGAAG
- a CDS encoding DNA topoisomerase IV subunit B, translating to MADEQLPQAPHEYTEDSIRSLDWREHIRLRPGMYIGKLGDGSSPDDGIYILVKEVIDNSIDEHMMGYGRTIDIKIIDNQRVIVRDYGRGIPLGKVVDVVSKINTGGKYDSKVFQKSVGLNGVGTKAVNALSSNFVVQSVREGIMKAAEFQAGQLVSDPKPVKTSQRNGTMMAFEPDPTIFRNYKFKSEFLESQLWNYAYLNAGLTINFNGQKYHSVNGLLDLLERKTDPDTIKYPIIHLKGNDIELALTHGTDYGEEYYSFVNGQNTTQGGTHLAAFREGVVKTLREFYKKDYDATDIRASIVGAIAIRVQEPVFESQTKTKLGSIVMEPDGATVRNFVVDFVKEHLDNYLHKNPATAEDLRKRIEQSERERKDMAGVKKLANQRAKKASLHNRKLRDCRFHFGEGSKDVEKETLTTLFITEGDSASGSITKSRSVETEAVFSLRGKPLNCFGMKKKIVYENEELNLLQHALNIEEGLEGLRYNRVVIATDADVDGMHIRLLLLTFFLQFFPDLVRNGHVYILETPLFRVRNKKTTIYCYDEREKQEAMRKLGRNPEITRFKGLGEISPEEFGRFIGDNIRLEPVILQSDRSIQKLLTYYMGKNTPARQEFIIENLRLEKDLITSDVLPVEEVAEADLA from the coding sequence ATGGCTGACGAACAACTACCGCAGGCCCCCCATGAGTACACCGAAGACAGCATCCGCTCCCTCGATTGGCGCGAGCACATCCGGTTACGCCCGGGCATGTACATCGGTAAGCTAGGCGACGGCTCATCGCCTGACGATGGTATCTATATTCTTGTAAAAGAGGTTATTGATAACTCCATCGATGAGCACATGATGGGCTACGGCCGCACGATTGATATCAAGATCATCGATAACCAGCGCGTGATTGTGCGCGACTACGGCCGTGGTATTCCGCTGGGTAAGGTGGTCGATGTGGTGAGCAAAATCAACACCGGCGGCAAGTACGACTCTAAAGTATTCCAGAAATCGGTAGGCTTAAACGGGGTAGGTACGAAAGCGGTGAATGCCTTGAGTTCCAACTTTGTAGTGCAGAGCGTACGCGAAGGCATCATGAAGGCGGCCGAGTTTCAGGCAGGGCAACTGGTGAGCGACCCCAAACCAGTGAAGACTTCGCAGCGGAACGGAACGATGATGGCTTTCGAGCCCGACCCGACCATCTTCCGCAACTACAAGTTTAAGTCGGAGTTTCTCGAAAGCCAGCTCTGGAACTATGCTTACCTGAACGCTGGGCTCACGATTAACTTCAACGGCCAGAAGTATCATTCCGTCAATGGCTTGCTGGACTTGCTGGAGCGCAAGACCGATCCGGATACGATCAAGTACCCCATCATTCACCTGAAGGGAAACGACATTGAGCTAGCTCTGACGCACGGCACGGATTACGGTGAAGAGTACTACTCCTTCGTGAATGGTCAGAATACCACACAGGGCGGTACGCACTTGGCTGCTTTCCGGGAAGGCGTGGTGAAGACGCTGCGCGAGTTTTATAAAAAAGACTACGACGCTACCGACATCCGGGCTTCTATCGTGGGCGCCATTGCCATTCGGGTGCAAGAGCCGGTGTTTGAGTCGCAGACTAAAACCAAGCTAGGTTCCATTGTGATGGAGCCTGACGGGGCAACGGTGCGCAACTTCGTGGTAGACTTCGTGAAGGAGCACCTCGACAATTACCTGCACAAGAATCCTGCTACCGCTGAAGATCTGCGCAAGCGTATCGAACAAAGCGAGCGGGAACGGAAGGATATGGCCGGCGTAAAAAAGCTAGCTAACCAACGTGCCAAGAAAGCTAGCTTGCACAACCGCAAGCTCCGCGACTGCCGCTTCCACTTTGGCGAGGGCAGCAAGGATGTGGAGAAAGAAACCTTGACGACGCTCTTCATCACCGAGGGGGATTCGGCTTCGGGTAGCATCACCAAGAGCCGTAGCGTGGAAACCGAAGCGGTGTTCTCGCTGCGCGGTAAGCCGCTGAACTGCTTCGGGATGAAGAAGAAGATTGTGTACGAAAATGAAGAGCTCAACCTGCTCCAGCACGCGCTCAACATTGAGGAAGGCTTGGAAGGGCTGCGCTACAACCGCGTGGTCATTGCCACTGACGCCGACGTGGATGGCATGCACATCCGGCTGTTGCTGCTCACCTTCTTCCTGCAATTCTTCCCCGACTTAGTGCGCAACGGCCACGTCTACATTCTCGAAACACCCCTATTCCGCGTACGCAATAAGAAGACGACCATTTATTGCTACGATGAGCGTGAAAAGCAGGAGGCCATGCGGAAGCTAGGTCGTAACCCGGAAATCACACGCTTCAAAGGGCTGGGTGAAATCTCGCCCGAGGAGTTTGGTCGGTTCATCGGTGATAACATCCGGCTGGAGCCGGTGATCTTGCAATCGGACCGCAGTATTCAGAAGCTGTTGACGTACTACATGGGCAAAAACACGCCCGCTCGTCAGGAATTCATCATCGAAAACCTGCGTTTAGAGAAAGATCTAATTACCTCCGACGTACTGCCCGTGGAGGAAGTAGCGGAGGCAGACCTAGCTTAA
- a CDS encoding AI-2E family transporter: MLPTPNNFNTPRHSNPPIEIKQSAVVHYTFLLIGLSLLVFVLHRLDDILLPIFFSGLLAVLLLPLCLRFESWGFSRILAIVTCLLLVILLIVGLFYIFGSQIIQFRDELPILQERLAEYFDKIQQMLSSRFGMQPISKDQLIDQSLDSLKTRAGGWLGTTLNTTTSVLSVVTLIPIYIFCLLYYRDHIRQFMFRFVAPDKRTSVLHTIDNIQTVIQAYISGLLTVIVIVAVLNAIGLLVLQVKFAIFFAVFASVLAVIPYIGIFIGAALPTLITLVETGSPLHAAGVLGVFLVVQFLEGNFITPTITGSKVSINPMAAIIALILGGELWGTPGMILSIPLTAVLKVIFDSSKATEPWGFLLGDISDGEDTKKDKSDDKPGFFARIWQRIRGEHVTPSTRR; this comes from the coding sequence ATGCTACCAACCCCTAACAATTTTAACACGCCGCGCCACTCCAATCCGCCCATTGAGATCAAGCAGTCAGCAGTAGTCCATTACACCTTTTTGCTCATTGGACTTTCGCTGCTGGTCTTTGTGCTGCACCGGCTTGATGACATTCTACTGCCGATCTTCTTCTCAGGCCTCTTAGCGGTATTGCTATTGCCGCTTTGCTTGCGTTTCGAGAGCTGGGGCTTCTCTCGCATTCTGGCTATCGTCACGTGTTTGTTGCTGGTTATCCTGCTGATTGTGGGCCTTTTCTACATTTTCGGTTCCCAGATTATTCAGTTCCGCGACGAGCTACCGATTCTGCAAGAACGCCTTGCCGAGTACTTCGACAAGATCCAGCAAATGCTGAGCTCGCGGTTTGGCATGCAGCCGATCAGCAAAGATCAATTGATTGACCAATCGCTGGATTCGCTGAAGACTCGTGCTGGCGGCTGGCTAGGTACCACGCTCAACACGACCACCTCAGTTCTGAGTGTTGTGACGCTGATTCCGATCTACATCTTCTGCTTGCTGTACTACCGCGACCATATCCGGCAGTTCATGTTCCGCTTTGTAGCTCCCGATAAGCGTACGTCGGTGCTGCATACTATCGATAACATTCAGACGGTAATCCAAGCGTACATCTCTGGCCTGCTTACTGTTATCGTAATTGTAGCCGTGCTCAACGCAATTGGTTTGCTTGTGCTTCAGGTGAAATTTGCTATTTTCTTTGCTGTGTTCGCCTCGGTGCTGGCGGTTATTCCTTACATCGGTATTTTCATCGGTGCAGCCTTACCCACGCTCATCACTTTAGTAGAAACTGGCTCGCCGCTGCACGCCGCAGGCGTACTCGGAGTATTCCTGGTAGTACAATTCTTGGAGGGCAACTTCATTACACCTACGATCACCGGTTCCAAAGTGAGTATCAACCCAATGGCAGCTATCATTGCGCTGATCCTAGGTGGTGAGTTGTGGGGTACGCCGGGTATGATCTTGAGCATTCCGCTGACAGCTGTGCTGAAAGTAATCTTCGACTCGTCGAAGGCTACCGAACCTTGGGGCTTCTTGCTAGGTGATATTTCCGACGGCGAAGACACGAAGAAGGACAAATCAGACGATAAGCCCGGATTTTTTGCCCGCATTTGGCAGCGGATTCGCGGTGAGCATGTAACCCCAAGCACACGCCGTTAG
- a CDS encoding PA2169 family four-helix-bundle protein codes for MAINESTARAYNDLVEINETGAKGYQEAAEGVSNPQLKSELAQYSQQRAQFASELKQHAKQYGISTETGNTIEGVLTDAAAAVHRGWINLKSAVTGQDDNAILGECETGDATALEAYEQALKAADLPAEAKSVIQQQHGQILAAKNKITALKH; via the coding sequence ATGGCTATCAACGAATCAACTGCCCGCGCTTACAACGACCTTGTAGAAATCAACGAAACTGGTGCTAAAGGCTACCAGGAAGCTGCTGAAGGCGTAAGCAACCCCCAATTGAAATCAGAGTTGGCTCAATACAGCCAGCAACGCGCACAGTTTGCTTCTGAGCTGAAGCAACACGCTAAGCAGTATGGCATTTCTACCGAAACTGGTAACACCATCGAAGGTGTGCTGACGGATGCTGCCGCTGCCGTTCACCGTGGCTGGATTAACCTGAAGTCGGCCGTAACCGGCCAAGATGACAACGCCATCCTAGGCGAGTGCGAAACTGGCGATGCAACAGCTCTGGAAGCTTACGAGCAAGCGCTGAAAGCTGCCGACCTGCCCGCTGAAGCAAAGTCAGTTATACAACAGCAGCACGGCCAGATCTTGGCAGCTAAAAACAAAATCACTGCGCTGAAGCACTAG
- a CDS encoding exonuclease domain-containing protein: MYAIIDLETTGGQPTQDRITEVAIFIHDGTQVVHQFSTLLNPGRPIPFFITQLTGITDDMVRDAPKFHEVARKIVELTEGCVFVAHNVRFDYSFLKKEFADLGYNYSRKTLCTVRLSRSLIPGQPSYSLGKLCQNIGIPLEGRHRAAGDAAATTVLFDRLLKITQQEENLADPNATPADTLAAVDATAPNGRKPTKQPSPKRVAAVQEAIKTALLPPNITPQQVAALPQEAGVYYFHNEQGEVIYVGKSINIYKRIQQHFAVDYKSRKSLEFKNSISDITWELTGSELVALLYESHEIKRLKPLYNRAQRRSVFPAGIFLRTDEQGYKHLYYGRADDHAVSHPLIALTNQFKAKGFLFHKVAKFNLCQKLCDLYKTQGACFDYQVHRCKGACLGLEAPEEYNKRVEEAIESFTYEHSSFVVIGRGRTELEKTVVVVEHGRYLGFGYVDTETFSARKLADFKEIVTRYNDNKDVQQIIRQYLRTKHKDKVKIFK, encoded by the coding sequence TTGTACGCTATAATTGACTTGGAAACCACTGGTGGGCAGCCCACCCAGGACCGGATTACGGAAGTTGCCATCTTTATCCACGATGGTACGCAAGTCGTGCATCAATTCTCGACTCTCCTGAACCCGGGACGGCCTATCCCCTTCTTTATCACGCAGCTCACGGGCATCACCGACGACATGGTGCGCGACGCGCCGAAGTTTCATGAGGTAGCGCGCAAGATTGTGGAGCTGACGGAAGGCTGCGTGTTTGTAGCGCACAATGTGCGGTTTGACTACTCTTTTCTGAAAAAAGAATTTGCAGACCTAGGCTACAATTATTCGCGCAAAACGCTTTGCACAGTGCGTCTGAGCCGCTCATTGATTCCGGGACAACCTAGCTACAGCCTAGGTAAGCTGTGCCAGAACATTGGTATTCCGTTGGAGGGGCGTCACCGCGCCGCGGGTGATGCGGCGGCTACGACCGTGCTCTTTGACCGCCTGCTCAAGATAACGCAGCAGGAAGAAAACCTAGCGGACCCAAACGCTACGCCCGCTGATACGCTTGCCGCGGTGGATGCCACTGCACCCAACGGTCGCAAGCCTACCAAGCAACCTAGCCCCAAACGAGTTGCTGCCGTGCAAGAGGCCATCAAGACGGCTTTGCTACCGCCTAATATCACGCCGCAGCAAGTAGCTGCGCTCCCGCAAGAAGCTGGTGTGTACTACTTTCACAATGAGCAAGGGGAAGTAATTTATGTTGGTAAGAGCATCAACATCTACAAACGCATTCAGCAACACTTCGCTGTCGATTACAAGTCGCGCAAGAGCTTAGAGTTCAAGAATTCTATTTCCGATATTACGTGGGAGCTGACGGGTTCGGAGCTGGTCGCGCTGCTTTACGAATCGCACGAGATTAAGCGACTGAAGCCGCTTTACAACCGAGCACAACGACGCTCGGTCTTTCCGGCCGGCATTTTTCTGCGCACCGATGAGCAAGGCTACAAGCACCTCTACTACGGACGTGCCGACGACCATGCGGTTTCGCACCCACTTATTGCGCTAACTAACCAGTTTAAGGCGAAAGGATTTCTGTTTCACAAAGTTGCTAAGTTCAACTTATGTCAGAAGCTCTGCGACTTATACAAAACCCAGGGCGCTTGCTTCGACTACCAAGTGCACCGCTGCAAAGGAGCGTGCCTAGGCCTGGAGGCGCCCGAAGAATACAACAAGCGCGTGGAAGAAGCCATTGAGTCATTTACCTACGAGCACAGCTCGTTTGTGGTAATCGGACGGGGCCGCACAGAGCTAGAGAAAACGGTAGTCGTGGTAGAGCACGGCCGTTACCTAGGCTTCGGCTACGTGGATACGGAGACGTTTTCGGCGCGGAAGCTCGCCGACTTCAAGGAAATCGTTACGCGCTACAACGACAACAAAGACGTACAGCAGATTATTCGTCAGTATCTGCGCACCAAGCACAAAGACAAAGTCAAGATCTTCAAGTAG
- a CDS encoding DNA topoisomerase IB, which yields MSVAATHPRPKTKKKLLDPLAEAHELYKDPARQAELAGLRYLTDTKPGLTRQPGPDGTFTYLDAKGQSVTDEKVMDRIQHFVIPPAWTDVWISPSANSHLQVTGRDAKGRKQYLYHAAWDAARSLTKFSRLRAFGEKLPELRQQIQKDLKRPQLDKEKVIALVLNLMDQSFIRVGNREYAKKNKSYGLTTLRDRHVKVEGDMVRFSFIGKKGVPHDVTLHDRKLARLVQKCKEIPGQHLFQYYDADGHRAELESGDVNQYLHDVTGMSLSAKDFRTWGGTVKMVACLENVINEEPDLPKAKVLKRAVKEVATGLGNTPTVCSKYYIHPQVVELFNSDKLIDYLRKHDIDPKENDLLTPTEHMVLDMLETV from the coding sequence ATGTCTGTCGCTGCTACACATCCGCGCCCAAAAACGAAGAAGAAGCTGCTCGACCCGCTTGCAGAAGCGCACGAGCTTTACAAGGACCCTGCCCGTCAAGCGGAGCTAGCTGGCCTACGGTACCTTACCGACACCAAGCCAGGCCTTACCCGGCAGCCCGGCCCAGATGGTACTTTCACGTACCTAGATGCTAAAGGACAGTCTGTTACGGATGAGAAGGTAATGGACCGTATTCAGCACTTTGTTATTCCGCCCGCATGGACCGACGTTTGGATTTCGCCATCCGCCAACTCGCACTTGCAAGTGACCGGACGCGACGCCAAAGGGCGCAAACAGTACCTCTACCATGCTGCCTGGGATGCGGCCCGAAGCCTTACCAAGTTCAGCCGCTTGCGAGCGTTTGGGGAGAAGCTGCCCGAATTGCGGCAGCAAATTCAGAAGGACCTAAAGCGCCCGCAACTAGATAAGGAGAAGGTTATAGCCTTGGTGCTGAATCTGATGGACCAGTCGTTTATTCGGGTGGGCAACCGCGAGTACGCCAAGAAAAACAAGAGCTACGGCCTGACCACCTTGCGCGACCGGCACGTGAAGGTGGAAGGGGATATGGTGCGCTTTTCCTTTATCGGCAAAAAGGGTGTGCCCCACGATGTTACCCTGCACGACCGAAAGCTCGCGCGCTTGGTACAGAAGTGTAAGGAAATCCCGGGGCAGCATTTGTTCCAATACTACGATGCTGATGGCCACCGTGCCGAGCTAGAATCGGGCGACGTGAACCAATACTTGCATGACGTAACCGGCATGAGCCTCTCGGCGAAGGACTTCCGCACTTGGGGCGGCACCGTGAAGATGGTAGCATGCCTGGAGAACGTGATTAACGAAGAGCCGGACCTGCCCAAAGCGAAAGTGCTGAAGCGCGCCGTGAAAGAAGTAGCAACCGGCCTCGGCAACACGCCTACCGTTTGTAGCAAGTACTACATTCACCCCCAGGTAGTGGAGCTGTTCAACTCAGATAAGCTCATCGACTACCTCCGTAAACACGACATCGACCCCAAAGAAAACGACCTGCTAACGCCTACCGAGCACATGGTGCTAGATATGCTGGAGACAGTGTAG
- a CDS encoding M48 family metalloprotease has product MQRPFLQLALFFSLIALIATGATTPHQGFSLFSIEDDKALGNQVAAQTDSTYRAKGQLLDRNSKNARAYQLLDGVVNRVLNSGQITYRTQFPWDVKIIKDDATQNAFATPGGHIYVFSGLIKYLDQEDQLAGVIGHEIAHADRRHSIKSLQKQYGVSFLLSIALGKNPGQLAQIAAGLGQLKFSRDYEREADSYSVAYLKATNYYSCDGTAGFFIKAEKAGQSNPPEFLSTHPNPGSRIANIQAKAKQLGCTGRSSSSANLTELKKLL; this is encoded by the coding sequence ATGCAGCGCCCCTTTTTGCAGCTCGCTCTCTTCTTCTCTCTAATTGCTCTTATTGCTACTGGCGCTACCACTCCTCACCAAGGTTTCTCGCTGTTCTCCATCGAAGATGACAAAGCCCTAGGTAACCAAGTTGCTGCCCAAACTGACTCTACCTACCGTGCCAAAGGCCAGCTTCTAGACCGTAACAGCAAGAATGCCCGAGCTTATCAGCTGCTCGATGGCGTCGTGAACCGTGTGCTCAACAGCGGCCAGATCACCTACCGCACACAATTTCCGTGGGACGTAAAAATTATCAAGGACGATGCCACGCAAAACGCTTTTGCTACGCCCGGCGGCCACATCTACGTTTTCTCCGGTCTGATTAAATATCTCGATCAGGAAGATCAACTGGCCGGCGTAATCGGCCACGAAATTGCCCACGCCGACCGCCGTCACTCTATCAAATCCTTGCAAAAGCAATACGGCGTAAGCTTTCTGTTGAGCATCGCCTTAGGCAAAAACCCTGGCCAGTTGGCGCAGATAGCCGCCGGCCTAGGTCAGCTCAAGTTCAGCCGTGACTACGAGCGTGAGGCTGATTCGTATTCAGTAGCTTACCTAAAAGCGACGAACTACTATTCTTGCGACGGTACGGCTGGCTTCTTCATTAAAGCTGAAAAAGCTGGTCAGTCGAACCCGCCTGAGTTCCTGAGCACCCACCCCAACCCCGGTTCGCGCATCGCCAACATCCAAGCGAAAGCCAAGCAGCTAGGTTGCACAGGCCGTAGCTCGTCGAGCGCCAACTTGACCGAGTTAAAGAAACTGCTGTAG
- a CDS encoding M48 family metalloprotease: protein MIHLLRKPWLLLSLATSLLGTAACSGDGDNVVLFSIEDDKALGDKVATETDSTYRAKGQLLERANNARAYQLLDPMVNRVLNNGQLVHRNDFPWDVKIIKDDATQNAFATPGGHIYVFSGLIKFLDNESQLAGVLGHEIAHADRRHTSKQLQQQYGISLLLSLVLGENPNQLAQIATGLGQLKFSRDFEREADEYSVVYLNNTSYSCDGTAGFFSKAQSAGQQNPPEFLSTHPDPGARIEAITAKAASLGCTGRSVDNSSFLALQKAL from the coding sequence ATGATACACCTCCTGCGTAAGCCGTGGCTTCTTCTTTCCCTGGCTACGTCATTGTTGGGCACTGCTGCTTGCTCCGGCGACGGCGACAACGTAGTGCTTTTCTCCATCGAAGACGACAAAGCCCTAGGCGACAAAGTTGCCACCGAAACCGACTCTACGTACCGCGCCAAAGGCCAACTCTTAGAGCGCGCTAACAATGCCCGCGCTTACCAGCTGCTCGATCCTATGGTGAACCGCGTACTGAACAATGGCCAACTCGTGCACCGCAACGATTTTCCCTGGGACGTAAAAATCATCAAGGACGACGCCACGCAAAACGCCTTTGCCACGCCCGGTGGTCACATCTACGTTTTCTCTGGCCTGATTAAGTTCTTAGATAATGAAAGCCAACTGGCAGGCGTGCTCGGCCACGAAATTGCTCACGCTGACCGCCGCCACACCTCGAAGCAGCTCCAGCAGCAATACGGCATTTCCTTGCTCCTAAGCCTGGTGCTGGGTGAGAACCCCAACCAGCTTGCTCAGATTGCGACTGGCCTAGGTCAACTCAAATTCAGCCGCGATTTTGAGCGCGAAGCTGACGAATACTCAGTTGTGTACCTGAATAACACCAGTTATTCCTGCGACGGCACGGCTGGTTTCTTCAGCAAGGCTCAAAGCGCTGGTCAGCAAAACCCACCGGAGTTCCTGAGCACGCACCCCGACCCAGGCGCCCGCATTGAAGCCATTACGGCCAAAGCCGCAAGTTTAGGCTGCACCGGCCGCTCGGTTGATAACTCGTCATTTTTGGCGCTGCAAAAAGCACTATAA